The proteins below come from a single Verrucomicrobiota bacterium genomic window:
- the glmS gene encoding glutamine--fructose-6-phosphate transaminase (isomerizing) gives MCGIVGYVGRAEAVPILLEGLRRLEYRGYDSAGVATLEEGIISVRKEVGRIDDLCKAIALNPIGGSTGISHTRWATHGKVTRENAHPHFDRSGKLALVHNGVIENYAALRTQLEEEGHQFQSQTDTEVLAHLIGRAFDRSAERTQGALVSALCEALGQVAGTYGIAIVHADLPGVLIGARRGSPLVLGIGKGEYFLASDVSAIVGHTHDVVYLNDYEIAVLNREGFTLSTVQGNGADYNVTTVETAEEDVGKGDYPHYMLKEIHEQVRTVADAMRGRLSHEEATAKLGGLNMSNAELRTVERIVLTGCGTAFHAAMVGEYLIESLAQIPTECEYASEFRYRNLPMTKDTLVFVLSQSGETADTLAALRESKRKGHRTLGICNNVASTIARESDGGVYMHAGPEIGVAATKSFTSQVTILTLIALLLGRIRNLSSSAGSRIITELEALPGQIEKVLQLEPEIAKIAKRYAQSKVMLFMGRQYNYPVAMEGALKLKEISYIAAMGYPSAELKHGVIALVNPETPSVVIAPHDAVFQKNLSNIEEVKARGGPVIAIGTEGKGEQLSLVCDDVILIPDAPEILTPILTSIVLQFFAYHIAVELGCDVDKPRNLAKSVTVE, from the coding sequence ATGTGCGGAATCGTAGGCTATGTCGGTCGTGCTGAGGCGGTCCCTATCCTTCTAGAGGGGCTTCGTCGCTTGGAGTACCGGGGCTACGACTCCGCCGGTGTGGCTACCCTAGAGGAGGGGATTATCTCTGTCCGCAAGGAGGTGGGACGCATCGATGATCTCTGCAAGGCTATCGCTCTCAACCCGATCGGAGGCTCCACCGGCATCAGCCATACCCGTTGGGCCACCCATGGTAAGGTCACCCGCGAGAATGCCCACCCGCACTTCGATCGTTCCGGCAAGCTAGCTCTGGTTCACAACGGCGTCATCGAAAACTATGCCGCTCTGCGCACACAGCTCGAGGAGGAAGGGCATCAGTTTCAGTCCCAGACCGACACCGAGGTTCTGGCGCATCTTATCGGCCGTGCCTTTGACCGTTCCGCCGAGCGTACCCAGGGAGCCCTTGTTTCCGCGCTGTGTGAAGCCCTTGGTCAGGTTGCCGGCACTTACGGGATAGCCATCGTGCATGCGGATCTTCCCGGAGTCCTTATCGGGGCGCGCCGTGGCAGTCCTCTGGTTCTTGGTATTGGCAAGGGGGAGTATTTCCTGGCCAGCGATGTCAGCGCCATCGTCGGCCACACCCACGATGTTGTCTATCTGAACGACTACGAGATAGCCGTCCTTAACAGAGAGGGATTCACCCTCTCCACGGTCCAGGGAAATGGAGCCGACTACAACGTCACCACGGTCGAGACGGCCGAAGAGGATGTGGGCAAGGGGGACTACCCTCACTACATGCTCAAGGAGATCCACGAGCAGGTCCGCACCGTCGCCGACGCCATGCGTGGGCGTCTCTCTCATGAAGAGGCCACCGCCAAGCTGGGCGGACTCAACATGTCCAATGCTGAGCTCCGCACGGTCGAGAGGATCGTGCTGACTGGCTGCGGCACCGCCTTCCATGCCGCCATGGTCGGCGAATACCTTATTGAGAGCCTGGCCCAGATCCCGACCGAGTGCGAGTACGCCAGCGAGTTCCGCTATCGGAACCTCCCCATGACCAAGGACACCCTGGTCTTTGTCTTAAGTCAGAGCGGTGAGACCGCGGACACCCTGGCCGCCCTGCGTGAGAGCAAGCGAAAGGGCCACCGAACCCTCGGCATCTGCAACAACGTGGCGAGCACCATTGCAAGGGAAAGTGACGGCGGCGTCTACATGCATGCCGGTCCCGAGATCGGAGTGGCCGCAACCAAATCCTTCACCTCACAGGTCACGATTCTCACCCTCATCGCTCTGCTCCTCGGTCGTATCCGCAACCTCTCCAGCTCCGCCGGCAGCCGCATCATCACCGAACTCGAAGCCCTTCCCGGTCAGATCGAGAAAGTTCTCCAGCTTGAGCCTGAGATCGCCAAGATTGCGAAGCGCTATGCCCAGTCGAAGGTGATGCTCTTCATGGGCCGACAGTACAACTATCCCGTGGCCATGGAGGGCGCCCTGAAGCTCAAGGAAATCAGCTATATCGCCGCCATGGGCTACCCAAGTGCGGAGCTGAAGCACGGGGTGATCGCCCTGGTTAATCCCGAGACCCCTTCCGTGGTGATCGCACCGCATGATGCTGTTTTTCAGAAGAACCTCAGCAACATCGAGGAGGTCAAGGCCCGCGGCGGTCCAGTCATCGCCATCGGAACCGAGGGTAAGGGGGAACAACTCTCGCTCGTCTGCGACGACGTCATCTTGATCCCAGATGCTCCTGAGATCTTGACCCCGATCCTGACATCGATCGTCCTTCAGTTCTTCGCCTACCACATCGCGGTGGAGCTCGGTTGTGACGTCGACAAGCCGCGGAATCTGGCCAAAAGCGTCACCGTCGAATAA
- the lpxB gene encoding lipid-A-disaccharide synthase has protein sequence MSTSGRHLAIIAGEASGDTHGTALMRSLREQDPTLLFTGKGGPKMTGEALSSGGTLDNWIAEAGVLGLWDVLRHYGYFKKKFAELLDKLATDPPEAVILVDYPGFNVRLAKAIRKRKIPTRIIYYISPQVWAWNRRRIPEMARALDLMICIFPFEQQIYESSGLPTIFAGHPMVGELHAVPTSERDATLIGLFPGSREREVRKIFPAMLGAAKLILRSRPEIRIEAAAATATHAELMQAMAREQNLQITISSGNSKDLMRHAAAGLVCSGTATLEAACLGLPYALVYRVATLTYEVGIRVIRIPYLGIVNILANRPVVREFIQHDATPAALADEALRLLNSTEARERLAADLSSVVNSLGRRGDLSASERAAHAVLECLEKPARQPH, from the coding sequence ATGAGCACGTCGGGTCGCCATCTCGCGATCATCGCCGGAGAGGCCAGCGGCGACACGCACGGCACCGCGCTGATGCGCTCGCTCCGGGAGCAGGATCCGACGCTTCTCTTTACCGGCAAGGGCGGCCCCAAAATGACTGGTGAAGCCCTCTCCTCCGGCGGCACCTTGGATAACTGGATCGCCGAGGCAGGAGTCCTGGGACTCTGGGATGTGCTGCGCCACTACGGATATTTCAAAAAGAAATTTGCGGAACTGCTCGACAAACTCGCGACCGACCCGCCCGAGGCGGTGATCCTTGTCGATTACCCCGGCTTCAATGTCCGCCTAGCCAAGGCGATCCGGAAAAGGAAGATCCCCACCCGTATCATCTACTACATCAGTCCGCAGGTCTGGGCCTGGAACCGTCGTCGCATTCCCGAGATGGCACGCGCACTCGATCTGATGATCTGCATCTTCCCCTTCGAGCAGCAGATCTACGAATCCTCGGGTCTCCCCACCATCTTCGCCGGTCACCCCATGGTCGGGGAACTGCATGCCGTTCCCACCTCGGAGCGCGACGCAACCCTGATTGGTCTCTTTCCTGGAAGCCGCGAACGCGAAGTTCGCAAGATCTTCCCAGCCATGCTGGGCGCGGCGAAACTTATCTTGAGATCTCGGCCTGAGATCAGGATCGAGGCGGCAGCGGCGACCGCGACCCATGCGGAACTCATGCAGGCAATGGCACGCGAGCAGAACCTGCAGATCACCATCTCCTCGGGCAACTCCAAGGATCTGATGCGCCATGCCGCAGCAGGCTTGGTATGCTCTGGAACCGCAACGCTTGAGGCCGCCTGCCTTGGCCTTCCCTATGCTCTGGTCTACAGGGTCGCCACGCTCACTTACGAGGTTGGCATCCGTGTCATCCGGATCCCGTATCTGGGCATCGTCAATATCCTAGCCAACCGCCCGGTGGTCCGGGAATTTATCCAGCACGATGCCACTCCGGCAGCCCTGGCCGACGAGGCGCTCCGCCTGCTCAATAGCACCGAGGCTCGGGAACGACTTGCCGCGGATCTTTCCTCTGTCGTGAACTCATTGGGAAGACGTGGCGACCTCTCCGCCTCCGAAAGAGCCGCTCATGCCGTGCTTGAATGTCTGGAAAAGCCGGCGAGACAGCCTCATTAA
- a CDS encoding glucose-1-phosphate adenylyltransferase: MQTKHVIAPATRTLAIIMGGGAGTRLFPLTKDRAKPAVPIGGKYRLVDVPISNCLNSGIRGIYVLTQFNSTSLHRHINASYKFDNFSPSFVEILAAQQTPEGSTWYQGTADAVRQNLRTFMEGNYDYFIILSGDQLYRMDYRDVLQQHIAGGADLTIACIPVNREAAMGFGIMETDSEQRITRFVEKPTDPLILEELRMKPQVLCELHEPENQDLYLANMGIYIFNRQVLAECLDNTMDDFGKNIIPATIGSRNVQAYVFRGYWEDIGTIRSFFDANLNLCDPAPVYNFYAPGAPIYTQSRFLPASVIEETVVNRAIISDGCQIHSARLERCILGIRSLIKPGSRLKNTIVMGADFYESDKGGTPAGEIPIGIGRDCLIEDAIIDKNARIGDGVVITPHDKDANSEGPGYYIRDGIVVIPKNAVIPAGTRI, encoded by the coding sequence ATGCAAACCAAGCATGTCATCGCCCCAGCGACCCGCACCCTGGCCATCATTATGGGTGGAGGAGCCGGAACGCGTCTCTTCCCGCTCACCAAGGACCGAGCAAAACCGGCGGTGCCTATCGGCGGAAAATACCGTCTGGTCGATGTGCCGATCAGCAACTGCCTGAACTCCGGCATCCGCGGCATCTACGTCCTGACTCAGTTCAACAGCACGTCCCTCCATCGCCACATCAACGCGAGTTACAAGTTCGACAATTTCTCTCCAAGCTTTGTCGAGATCCTTGCGGCGCAGCAGACCCCTGAGGGATCGACCTGGTACCAAGGAACTGCCGATGCGGTCCGCCAGAATCTCCGCACCTTCATGGAGGGGAATTACGACTATTTCATCATCCTCTCAGGGGATCAGCTCTACCGCATGGATTACCGTGACGTCCTCCAGCAGCACATTGCAGGCGGGGCGGATCTCACGATCGCCTGCATTCCGGTGAATCGCGAGGCGGCCATGGGATTCGGCATCATGGAGACTGATTCGGAACAGCGGATCACTCGCTTTGTGGAGAAGCCTACGGATCCCCTTATCCTTGAGGAGCTACGGATGAAGCCTCAAGTCCTCTGCGAACTCCATGAACCTGAGAATCAGGATCTCTACCTGGCCAACATGGGGATCTATATCTTCAACCGCCAGGTGCTGGCCGAGTGCCTCGACAATACGATGGATGATTTTGGGAAGAATATCATCCCGGCAACAATCGGCTCAAGGAATGTCCAGGCCTATGTCTTCCGCGGCTATTGGGAAGATATCGGAACGATCCGCTCCTTCTTCGACGCCAACCTCAATCTCTGCGATCCCGCGCCTGTATATAATTTTTACGCCCCCGGCGCGCCGATCTACACGCAGTCGCGATTCCTGCCTGCCAGCGTGATCGAGGAAACGGTCGTTAACCGCGCCATCATCTCGGATGGATGCCAGATCCACTCAGCGCGTCTGGAGCGTTGCATTCTCGGAATCCGCAGCCTGATCAAACCAGGATCACGGCTAAAGAACACCATCGTGATGGGCGCCGATTTCTACGAATCCGACAAGGGAGGCACTCCGGCGGGTGAGATTCCGATCGGCATCGGCAGGGATTGCCTCATTGAAGATGCGATCATTGATAAGAACGCGCGGATCGGCGACGGCGTGGTGATTACTCCCCACGACAAGGATGCTAACTCCGAAGGCCCGGGATACTATATCCGGGATGGCATTGTGGTTATCCCCAAGAATGCAGTCATTCCTGCAGGAACCCGCATCTGA
- a CDS encoding HIT domain-containing protein has product MSFPKEHLESLWAPWRVEYFSRERASGEDFLAEAASTDDDAAHFVVCRRKNAFLILNKYPYASGHLMVVPYKRTGRMEDLSAEEALDVWNLASHAQHLLREVTKAEGFNVGFNIGTAGGAGFEEHLHLHIVPRWSGDQNFMPMLTGTRIIPEGLQPLYDRLVAADRNSQG; this is encoded by the coding sequence ATGTCATTCCCTAAAGAACATTTGGAGTCGCTCTGGGCTCCCTGGCGTGTCGAATACTTCAGCCGGGAGCGCGCCAGTGGGGAGGACTTCCTTGCAGAGGCCGCATCCACAGACGATGACGCAGCCCACTTCGTGGTCTGCCGTCGGAAGAATGCCTTTTTGATCCTGAACAAATACCCCTACGCCTCCGGTCACCTCATGGTGGTCCCGTATAAAAGAACCGGGCGGATGGAGGACCTCTCCGCAGAGGAGGCCCTCGATGTCTGGAACCTCGCCAGCCATGCCCAGCATCTCCTGCGTGAAGTCACAAAGGCCGAAGGGTTTAACGTGGGGTTCAATATAGGCACCGCTGGAGGTGCAGGCTTTGAGGAGCACCTGCATCTGCATATCGTTCCCCGCTGGAGCGGAGATCAGAACTTCATGCCGATGCTGACCGGCACGCGGATCATCCCCGAAGGACTACAACCACTCTACGACCGCCTCGTTGCTGCAGACAGAAACTCACAGGGTTGA